The following nucleotide sequence is from Candidatus Zixiibacteriota bacterium.
AACCCTGAGCAGATGCCCGTGGATGGTCGCATCGTTGAGCTTCAAAATGGCGGCGTGACCATCCTGGTCAACCGTCATGTCGACAAAGGCGAATCCGCGCGAGGTACCGTCAGCGGTGTGACGCGCCAC
It contains:
- a CDS encoding RNA-binding protein; its protein translation is MKIFVGNLAMHTAEEDLRQAFLPFGEVTHVNVARHTADGTSRGFAFVDMTVDQDGHAAILKLNDATIHGHLLRVKEAHRKEQ